A stretch of Imperialibacter roseus DNA encodes these proteins:
- a CDS encoding glycosyltransferase family 8 protein, whose translation MKSQISICCAVDVSYTFHLATMLFSLFHHNQDEEFEIYLLHSGLSSQEVAPINRIVTSFSNRLHLILVDDQVLKKAPVFGHISIATYFRLMVPNLLPKGLSRVLYLDSDILVLVKVRRIWELELGDHLLAAVKDGEGTLYNYLGLREDEPYFNAGVLVIDLEGWRNEAIAEKAYKFLVDNPEKIKYWDQDALNFVLRDRWKEMESEWNFIWREGLREANSLGRIIHFIGEHKPWNYYCNHPMKGLYHSYRKKAGLPPIKFVQESLTFRTKAFLKNLIK comes from the coding sequence ATGAAAAGCCAAATATCCATTTGTTGTGCAGTAGATGTCTCCTATACTTTCCATCTGGCTACGATGCTTTTCTCGCTATTTCATCACAACCAAGACGAGGAATTTGAAATTTATTTACTTCATTCTGGCCTTAGCAGCCAGGAAGTAGCGCCTATTAATAGGATTGTAACTAGTTTTTCCAATCGATTACACTTAATTCTGGTTGATGATCAAGTATTAAAAAAGGCACCTGTTTTTGGCCATATTAGTATTGCAACGTATTTCAGACTAATGGTTCCGAACCTCTTGCCAAAAGGTTTAAGTCGTGTTCTATATCTTGACAGCGATATTTTGGTGTTAGTCAAGGTTAGAAGGATATGGGAACTCGAGTTAGGAGACCATCTGCTTGCAGCGGTCAAGGATGGGGAAGGTACCTTGTACAACTATTTGGGGTTACGGGAAGATGAGCCCTACTTTAATGCTGGTGTACTCGTGATTGATTTGGAGGGGTGGAGAAATGAAGCGATTGCAGAGAAGGCATATAAATTTCTTGTCGATAATCCGGAAAAGATAAAATATTGGGATCAAGATGCTTTAAACTTCGTTTTAAGAGATAGGTGGAAGGAAATGGAATCTGAGTGGAATTTCATTTGGCGAGAAGGTCTGAGAGAGGCAAATTCCTTAGGTAGAATCATTCATTTTATTGGTGAACATAAACCCTGGAATTACTATTGCAACCACCCCATGAAAGGCCTTTATCATAGCTACCGGAAGAAAGCCGGTCTGCCTCCAATTAAGTTCGTGCAGGAGAGTTTGACTTTTCGGACGAAAGCCTTCCTTAAAAATTTAATTAAGTAA
- a CDS encoding class I SAM-dependent methyltransferase, whose protein sequence is MVKESTMQKSPERYIKPLVSLKVEEFFSFLEPVDNGRQVLDAGCGEQPFRQLIEKKGMVYNSLDVAQNRSRNVDYLAAIDKPLPDEVPLNQFDVILCTEVLEHVANWEQAFENFQKLLRPGGVMIITTPFFYFLHEEPFDYWRPTPFALEHFAQRHSLRVSDVQKLGTGWDVLGTFLEVSFMERTQNAGVFGAFVFKLTRFFLSKVRGYLVQGRLQNISSLQSPFFHSVFVVLQK, encoded by the coding sequence ATGGTCAAAGAATCAACCATGCAAAAGTCTCCGGAAAGATACATCAAGCCTTTGGTCTCCCTGAAAGTTGAAGAATTTTTCTCATTTCTCGAACCTGTCGACAATGGACGTCAGGTGTTGGATGCTGGATGCGGCGAACAACCGTTTAGGCAGCTTATTGAAAAGAAAGGAATGGTCTACAACAGCCTCGATGTTGCGCAAAACAGAAGTCGAAATGTCGATTATCTGGCAGCTATAGACAAGCCTCTTCCCGATGAGGTTCCACTCAATCAATTTGATGTGATTTTGTGCACTGAGGTTTTGGAACATGTAGCTAACTGGGAACAGGCTTTTGAAAACTTTCAGAAATTACTGCGGCCTGGTGGAGTCATGATAATAACAACCCCTTTCTTTTACTTCTTGCACGAAGAGCCCTTTGACTATTGGAGGCCCACACCATTTGCACTAGAACATTTTGCTCAACGGCATTCGCTTCGGGTTTCTGATGTGCAAAAGCTAGGGACCGGGTGGGATGTTTTAGGTACCTTTCTTGAAGTCAGCTTTATGGAACGGACACAAAATGCTGGAGTTTTTGGAGCTTTTGTTTTTAAATTAACTAGGTTTTTCCTTTCAAAAGTTAGAGGATATTTGGTGCAGGGTAGGCTTCAAAATATTTCATCGCTTCAGTCTCCATTTTTTCATTCGGTTTTTGTAGTGCTTCAAAAATGA
- a CDS encoding ABC transporter ATP-binding protein has product MNRAIEVEAVSKRYELGQQKAGSMGESLRNIFKRSGAREDTEFWALKDLSFQVNEGEAVGIIGRNGAGKSTLLKILSRITYPTSGSIKIFGRVSSLLEVGTGFHPELSGRENIYLNGTILGMRRTEVKAKFDEIVEFSGVSKFIDTPIKHYSSGMKVRLAFAVAAHLEPEILIIDEVLAVGDFDFQKKCLGKMQQVAGEGRTVLFVSHNMEAVQKLTSSCAYLVEGRLDYMADTKSVISKYLLQSNNDSNNRYLNTAGFGGMYVREILVVNDNDTVGHRWGSELTIEFDIVVNESIKGACFSFQIVNANNVNVGYYWLYASDYDFGAREGQVKIKCVIPKAKLFEGQYWITTWLSDRSGLKLIENLDRICSFEFSISNIVHDEYPWAQGNATYLDDANWLVGESSPIEIKMPKVRQ; this is encoded by the coding sequence ATGAACAGAGCTATAGAGGTTGAGGCGGTTTCCAAAAGATATGAACTCGGGCAACAAAAGGCTGGTTCGATGGGGGAAAGCCTGAGAAATATTTTCAAGAGGAGCGGTGCCAGAGAGGACACAGAGTTTTGGGCGCTGAAGGATTTAAGCTTTCAAGTGAATGAAGGAGAGGCTGTAGGCATCATTGGCAGAAATGGTGCTGGAAAAAGTACTTTATTAAAGATACTCAGTAGAATTACCTACCCGACCAGCGGCAGCATTAAAATATTTGGCAGGGTGTCGTCATTGTTGGAGGTAGGGACTGGATTTCATCCCGAGCTTTCGGGAAGGGAAAATATCTACTTGAATGGCACTATACTTGGAATGAGGCGGACAGAGGTAAAAGCTAAATTCGATGAAATTGTTGAGTTTAGTGGTGTCAGTAAGTTCATAGACACACCTATCAAACACTACAGCAGTGGAATGAAGGTTAGGCTCGCTTTTGCCGTAGCCGCTCATCTGGAGCCGGAAATATTGATTATTGATGAGGTTTTAGCAGTGGGAGACTTCGACTTCCAGAAGAAGTGTCTCGGAAAGATGCAACAGGTGGCTGGAGAAGGTAGAACTGTTCTATTTGTCAGCCATAACATGGAGGCGGTGCAAAAGCTAACGTCCTCGTGTGCCTATCTGGTTGAGGGAAGACTTGACTACATGGCAGACACTAAAAGTGTGATTAGTAAATATTTGCTTCAATCCAACAACGATTCGAATAATAGGTACCTCAATACAGCAGGATTTGGCGGAATGTACGTGAGGGAAATCTTGGTTGTAAACGACAATGATACGGTTGGTCATCGTTGGGGTAGTGAACTTACGATTGAATTTGATATTGTTGTCAATGAATCGATCAAGGGTGCTTGCTTTTCATTCCAGATTGTAAATGCCAACAATGTCAATGTTGGATATTATTGGCTTTACGCTTCGGACTATGATTTTGGTGCACGTGAAGGGCAAGTCAAAATCAAATGTGTTATTCCAAAGGCCAAACTTTTTGAAGGCCAGTACTGGATTACGACTTGGTTAAGCGATAGAAGTGGCTTGAAATTAATCGAAAATCTTGATAGGATTTGTTCCTTTGAGTTTTCTATCAGTAACATCGTTCATGATGAGTATCCTTGGGCGCAAGGCAATGCAACATATCTGGACGATGCGAACTGGCTCGTTGGTGAGTCATCGCCCATAGAAATAAAAATGCCTAAGGTGAGGCAGTAA
- a CDS encoding ABC transporter permease — protein MDKRKLTLIVSSRPWWKVNFRELLDYRDLFLVLTYKDLRVRYAQTFLGLAWVVVQPIVTLFIFTLIFGKAINVDTGGVPYPIFALAAMSAWSYFAFVMAQSGGSIIGAQEMVKKIYFPRLVLPLSKAIVGLIDFVVALVLLGVLMLYYQQPFSSNVGFVFIFMLLNFFCSLAMGIWLSALTIRFRDFQHVVPFMVQIGLYATPIAYPSSIVPDIWQPYYYLNPMAGIVEGMRWSLIGVGELSYYSYFSFGVTMFLFVTGVLYFHRTERIIADIV, from the coding sequence ATGGATAAAAGAAAACTCACATTAATCGTTAGTAGTCGACCGTGGTGGAAGGTAAACTTTAGAGAGTTGCTTGATTACAGAGATCTTTTCCTAGTTCTGACCTACAAGGATCTCAGGGTTAGATATGCGCAGACATTTCTCGGACTTGCATGGGTGGTTGTTCAGCCAATTGTGACCCTATTTATTTTCACGTTAATTTTTGGAAAGGCAATTAATGTTGACACAGGAGGGGTGCCCTATCCGATTTTTGCATTGGCGGCCATGAGTGCGTGGAGTTATTTTGCTTTTGTGATGGCACAAAGCGGGGGTTCCATTATTGGAGCACAGGAAATGGTAAAGAAGATTTATTTTCCCAGGCTTGTCCTGCCGCTCAGCAAAGCAATAGTTGGTTTGATTGACTTTGTGGTCGCCTTAGTGTTATTGGGTGTTTTGATGTTATACTATCAACAGCCATTCAGTAGCAATGTGGGCTTTGTATTTATATTTATGTTATTGAACTTTTTTTGCTCGCTGGCAATGGGAATCTGGCTAAGTGCACTTACAATAAGATTTCGAGATTTTCAGCATGTAGTTCCATTTATGGTGCAGATTGGGCTGTACGCTACTCCTATTGCCTATCCCTCATCTATAGTGCCGGACATATGGCAGCCATATTATTATTTAAACCCTATGGCGGGAATTGTGGAGGGGATGAGGTGGAGTTTGATAGGAGTGGGTGAATTGAGCTATTATAGCTATTTCTCTTTTGGGGTTACGATGTTCTTGTTTGTTACAGGAGTGCTCTATTTTCACCGAACAGAAAGAATCATAGCTGATATTGTGTAG